One segment of Castanea sativa cultivar Marrone di Chiusa Pesio chromosome 3, ASM4071231v1 DNA contains the following:
- the LOC142629426 gene encoding kinesin-like protein KIN-14U, with translation MFISTEEEQIPLPSEKVMESLKSSPMGSNPDSLDGFSPVSELHDSPSIPVICTDVNVVPEQEKHELEQSILNLEGEVARLRLKGRSLAEKRREALNKILDIKGSVRVFCRVRPMLLTDKKRIHEPISAGSEKIAVKLAGTRKEFKFDKVFQQETSQEDVFAEVEPILKSALDGHNVCIFAYGQTGTGKTFTMDGTDEKPGILPRALNELFHQASFDNSYSLSFSMSMLEVYMGYVRDLLAPKPLYRAYEALRRCNLNIQTDSKGSVEIEGLTDVPIPDIAKAGWWYTKGRRVRSTAWTNVNEASSRSHCLTRITIYRRGDALEPKAPVSKLWMVDLGGSERLLKTGATGLTLDEGRAINLSLSALGDVIAALRKRKAHVPYRNSKLTQLLKDSLGDHSKVLMLVHVSPCETDVAETICSLSFAKRARGIESYRELPEELKRQREKKIILLEEDIREAEEESQKIRNQIHKAEILLSENKGLFSTTYGLLEEEAKIPISPKVDLKEAIGIPQTTKKNIKRNCSNSQPRFMTSTAASRERHSALEKEVAGRARSFRSVIRSSNQFSPSQSLSYSEPRFRAILRSSSRKSRYAETNTLPGDSPKCNGSDLKVDPLPRNKIVTSSDPNLRVTICRHRRRMSDLI, from the exons ATGTTCATTTCCACTGAGGAAGAACAGATCCCATTGCCTTCAGAAAAGGTAATGGAGTCCTTGAAATCATCCCCAATGGGATCAAACCCAGATTCCCTTGATGGGTTCTCACCAGTTTCTGAATTGCACGATTCACCATCTATTCCTGTCATCTGTACCGATGTCAATGTTGTCCCTGAGCAAGAAAAGCATGAGCTTGAGCAGTCAATACTGAATCTAGAAG GGGAAGTTGCACGGTTGAGGCTGAAGGGAAGGTCATTGGCTGAGAAACGGAGAGAAGCATTGAACAAGATATTAGATATCAAAG GCAGCGTTCGGGTATTTTGTCGAGTTCGACCAATGCtgttgacagacaagaaaagaATTCATGAACCCATTTCAGCTGGATCGGAGAAGATTGCGGTTAAGTTGGCTGGAACAAGGAAAGAATTCAAATTTGATAAAGTGTTTCAACAAGAAACAAGCCAAG aGGATGTTTTTGCTGAGGTGGAACCAATCCTCAAATCTGCACTTGATGGACATAATGTGTGTATTTTCGCCTATGGTCAAACTGGCACAGGGAAGACATTTACCATG GATGGCACAGATGAGAAACCAGGAATTCTTCCTCGAGCTCTGAATGAGCTCTTCCATCAAGCCTCTTTTGATAACTCGTATTCTTTATCATTTTCGATGAGCATGTTGGAGGTTTACATGGGTTATGTTCGAGATCTGCTGGCTCCAAAACCACTCTATAGAGCATATGAAGCTCTAAGAAGATG CAACCTCAACATTCAAACAGATTCAAAGGGATCGGTGGAAATTGAAGGCCTCACGGATGTTCCAATTCCAGATATTGCAAAGGCCGGATGGTGGTATACTAAGGGGAGACGTGTTAGATCCACTGCTTGGACTAATGTGAATGAGGCATCTAGCAGGTCACACTG CTTAACGAGGATCACCATTTATCGACGTGGGGATGCTTTGGAACCTAAAGCACCAGTAAGCAAACTGTGGATGGTTGATCTAGGAGGAAGCGAGCGCTTATTGAAAACAGGAGCCACTGGACTAACACTTGATGAAGGAAGAGCcataaatctctctctttcagCTTTAGGTGATGTTATTGCAGCTTTGAGGAAGAGGAAGGCACATGTTCCTTACAG AAATAGCAAGCTAACTCAACTTCTCAAGGATTCCTTAG GTGATCACTCGAAAGTTTTAATGCTTGTGCATGTAAGCCCGTGTGAAACTGATGTTGCAGAGACCATCTGCTCTTTGAGCTTTGCTAAGAGAGCAAGAGGAATAGAGTCATATAGAGAACTTCCAGAG GAATTGAAaaggcaaagagaaaaaaagatcaTATTGCTTGAAGAAGACATAAGAGAAGCTGAAGAAGAAAGCCAGAAAATTAGGAATCAAATACACAAGGCTGAAATTCTGTTGAGTGAAAACAAAGGGCTATTCTCAACTACTTATGGTCTTCTTGAAGAAGAAGCCAAGATCCCCATAAGCCCCAAAGTAGATTTGAAAGAAGCTATTGGAATACCTCAAacaaccaagaaaaatattaaacgAAATTGTTCCAATTCTCAGCCTCGTTTCATGACTTCTACTGCGGCCAGTCGTGAAAGGCACAGTGCTTTAGAAAAAGAGGTTGCTGGAAGAGCAAGAAGTTTTAGATCAGTGATAAGAAGTTCAAACCAGTTTTCACCTTCCCAATCACTTAGTTATTCAGAACCTCGTTTCAGGGCAATTTTACGAAGCTCAAGTAGAAAATCTCGATATGCTGAGACAAATACTCTCCCTGGAGACAGTCCCAAATGCAATGGCTCAGATTTGAAGGTGGACCCCTTGCCAAGAAACAAGATTGTCACTTCATCAGATCCAAATTTGAGAGTTACAATTTGTCGTCATAGAAGAAGGATGTCTGATCTAATCTAA